Proteins encoded within one genomic window of Solibaculum mannosilyticum:
- a CDS encoding DUF2800 domain-containing protein gives MPSDHALLGPSSAHRWLNCTPSARLEEGLPDTGNAYATDGTLAHRLGELLLRAEYEGMDITEELAEVQADPQYSSAMLEHMEDYVAFVGECYADAKSHCPDPRIFVEQRIEVSEYVPDGFGTADCVIIADGLMDVIDLKYGSGIPVSAEDNPQMKIYALGCLLAFSLFYEITAIRMTIYQPRLDSISTAVIDRGNLETWAAEYLKPRAALAYAGEGPFAPGAATCKWCKAGATCKARAEYQLELAAKDFQNAALMDNDEIAEVLERLPGLLSWAKQVKEYAEDAAINHGEKFPGFKVVEGRANRRYVNEGAIARRLKKAGFATADIYKPKELLGITAMEKLVGTKKLAELVGGLIEKPAGSPTLVPVSDKRPELNTAAKAAEDFADDIPQ, from the coding sequence ATGCCAAGTGACCATGCCTTGCTGGGCCCGTCCAGCGCACACCGCTGGCTCAACTGCACCCCGAGCGCCCGCCTGGAGGAGGGCCTGCCGGACACCGGCAATGCCTACGCTACCGATGGCACCCTGGCCCACCGCCTGGGTGAGCTCCTGCTGCGGGCAGAGTATGAGGGTATGGACATCACCGAGGAGCTGGCCGAGGTCCAGGCAGACCCTCAATATTCCAGCGCCATGCTGGAGCACATGGAGGACTATGTGGCTTTTGTGGGCGAGTGCTATGCCGATGCAAAGAGCCATTGCCCTGATCCGCGTATCTTTGTGGAACAGCGCATTGAGGTCTCCGAGTATGTCCCGGACGGTTTTGGCACCGCGGACTGCGTCATCATTGCGGACGGCCTCATGGATGTCATCGACCTCAAGTATGGCTCCGGCATCCCCGTGAGTGCCGAGGACAACCCCCAAATGAAGATCTACGCCTTGGGCTGCCTGCTGGCGTTCAGCCTATTCTATGAGATTACCGCCATCCGCATGACCATCTACCAGCCCCGATTGGACAGCATTTCCACTGCTGTCATTGACCGGGGCAACCTGGAGACATGGGCGGCGGAGTACCTAAAGCCCCGGGCCGCTCTAGCTTATGCTGGCGAGGGCCCCTTTGCCCCGGGGGCGGCGACCTGTAAATGGTGCAAAGCCGGGGCCACCTGCAAGGCCCGGGCAGAGTACCAGCTTGAGCTGGCCGCCAAGGATTTCCAGAACGCCGCCCTCATGGACAATGATGAGATTGCCGAGGTTCTGGAACGGTTGCCGGGTCTGCTGTCCTGGGCAAAGCAGGTCAAGGAGTATGCGGAGGACGCCGCCATCAACCACGGCGAGAAATTCCCTGGTTTCAAGGTGGTGGAGGGCCGTGCCAACCGCCGCTATGTCAATGAAGGGGCAATTGCCCGGCGCCTCAAAAAGGCCGGCTTTGCCACCGCTGACATCTACAAGCCAAAGGAGCTGCTGGGCATCACCGCCATGGAAAAGCTGGTTGGCACCAAAAAGCTGGCCGAGCTGGTGGGCGGGCTCATTGAAAAGCCCGCAGGCTCCCCCACGCTGGTGCCCGTGAGCGACAAGCGCCCGGAGCTGAACACCGCCGCTAAGGCCGCAGAGGACTTTGCGGACGATATACCCCAATGA
- a CDS encoding PBSX family phage terminase large subunit — MMVYTPKQRGLMMRWKQNRLHRLNLLEGSVSSGKTWISLVLWAFWVATMPKDKLYLMCGKSLTTLKRNCLVLLEELVGSSNFVFSLASKEGYLFGRRVLLEGANDARSESKIRGLTLQGGYCDELTLFPKDFFAMLLSRLRVPGAKLIATTNPDSPKHWLMQEYINRANDIDLLDVPFLLDDNTTLDPEYVAAIKREYTGVFYDRFILGRWVAAEGRIYDMFDEAKNVVPSIDRPYTAYYVSMDYGTQNPTAMLLWGKYSNA, encoded by the coding sequence ATGATGGTCTACACGCCCAAACAACGGGGCCTCATGATGCGCTGGAAACAGAATAGGCTGCATCGCTTGAACTTGCTGGAAGGCTCTGTATCCTCGGGTAAGACTTGGATCTCGTTAGTTTTATGGGCTTTTTGGGTAGCAACAATGCCAAAGGATAAGCTCTATCTGATGTGCGGGAAATCCCTCACCACGCTCAAGCGCAACTGCCTTGTACTGTTGGAAGAGTTAGTTGGGTCGTCCAATTTTGTATTTTCTCTTGCGTCCAAAGAAGGCTATTTGTTTGGCAGGAGAGTTCTTTTGGAAGGCGCAAATGACGCACGCAGTGAGAGCAAAATCCGGGGCCTCACATTACAAGGAGGCTATTGTGATGAGCTGACACTCTTCCCCAAGGATTTTTTTGCGATGCTACTATCACGCCTTAGGGTACCGGGTGCAAAATTGATCGCCACGACTAACCCAGACAGCCCAAAACACTGGCTCATGCAAGAGTATATCAATCGTGCAAATGATATAGATTTGCTTGACGTGCCATTTTTGTTGGATGACAATACAACACTTGACCCGGAGTATGTTGCAGCGATCAAGCGTGAGTACACCGGTGTGTTTTATGACCGTTTTATCTTAGGCCGATGGGTGGCAGCAGAAGGTCGTATCTACGACATGTTCGATGAGGCAAAAAATGTAGTTCCTTCTATCGATCGACCATATACTGCATATTATGTTTCTATGGACTATGGCACACAGAATCCAACCGCTATGTTGCTTTGGGGGAAGTATAGCAATGCCTAG
- a CDS encoding DUF2815 family protein, with translation MSNTTIQPTKVITGKCRLSYSHVWDPVSIDGNSDPKYGACIIIPKSDKVTIKKIKAAVDAAIQEGIKSKWKGKKPVNLKLPLRDGDEERPDDEAFADCYFLNANSKTAPGIVDLAKHEIMSTSEVYSGCYCRFSTNFYPFSTSGNNGVAAGLNNIQKVADGMPLGGRSRAEDDFDDDYEGDEDFDDLD, from the coding sequence ATGTCTAATACTACTATCCAGCCTACCAAGGTCATTACCGGCAAGTGCCGCCTATCTTATTCCCATGTGTGGGATCCCGTCAGCATTGACGGCAATTCTGATCCCAAGTATGGCGCCTGCATCATCATCCCTAAGAGCGACAAGGTGACCATCAAGAAGATCAAGGCCGCTGTGGATGCCGCCATCCAGGAGGGAATCAAGTCCAAGTGGAAGGGCAAGAAGCCCGTCAACCTCAAGCTACCCCTGCGTGACGGCGATGAGGAGCGTCCCGATGATGAGGCCTTTGCTGACTGTTACTTTCTCAACGCCAACAGCAAAACCGCTCCCGGCATTGTGGATCTGGCCAAGCATGAGATCATGAGCACCTCTGAGGTGTATAGCGGCTGCTACTGCCGTTTTTCCACCAACTTCTATCCCTTCTCCACCTCTGGCAACAACGGTGTAGCCGCTGGCCTCAACAACATCCAGAAGGTGGCGGACGGTATGCCTCTGGGTGGTCGCAGCCGTGCGGAGGATGATTTTGACGATGACTATGAGGGCGATGAGGACTTTGATGACCTCGACTAA
- a CDS encoding virulence-associated E family protein, with amino-acid sequence MKLQYDGPITLAVGVSRTTAQWKNKTMQWGEFLDIIKETTKTRETLAEYLKMPKNKQDAIKDTGGFVGGWLKQGRRKAENLEHRSMLTLDADFATMDLLESLSMFYGCAAAAYSTHKHTSEAPRLRLLVPLTRRLSGDEYQAAARMLASDLGMDLFDDTTYQPTRLMYWPSTSADQEYYFDYADGPWLDPDTLLGRYPDWRDASYWPESSRAATVRHTAAKHQGDPTAKPGVVGAFCRTYDVEQAIERFLLDKYVPCEMPGRYTYTGGSTAAGLVIYDGGLFAYSNHATDPVSGRLCNAFDLVRFHLYGEQDSEVAEDTPANKLPSYTAMVELARKDEAVKLTIARERIERARADFDIPDEDTGDWMAQLEVDKRGLPLQTIQNAYIILSNDPLLKGTLAFNAFKDRLVCIRSLPWKEVQDPINGDAWTDADDSELRRYIELAYHITGKERIMDAVSSVVRSNTIHPVRDFLRSLEWDGTERLDTLLVDYLGAEDCPYTRAVTRKAFTAAVARIMCPGCKFDYVLTLAGPQGRGKSTLINKMSCGWYTDSLAGIGTKEAYEGIQGFWLVELGELAAMKKTEIEVTKNFISKQVDSYRAPYGRRVEDHKRQCVFFGTTNSTAFLRDDTGNRRFWPVRLGGELSALTVWDDLTPELVRQLWAEAVIRYEEGEPLHLSKELEAVAREQQSEFTEDDPRAGEVQAFLDRLLPTDWAEKDRIERRAWFSDDFGAVQGTCKRMSVCVAEVWNECFKSDTGRLSRQESQAVAAILRRMPGWTEEKGRQRCGIYGLQKRFRRVSDGT; translated from the coding sequence ATGAAACTACAATATGACGGCCCTATCACACTGGCCGTTGGCGTCTCCCGGACTACTGCCCAATGGAAGAACAAGACCATGCAATGGGGTGAGTTTCTGGACATCATCAAGGAGACCACCAAGACCCGAGAGACCCTGGCTGAATATCTCAAAATGCCCAAGAATAAACAGGACGCCATCAAGGATACGGGCGGCTTTGTGGGCGGCTGGCTCAAGCAGGGACGCCGCAAGGCGGAAAATCTGGAGCACCGTTCCATGCTCACCCTTGACGCCGACTTTGCCACCATGGACCTTCTGGAAAGCCTGTCCATGTTCTATGGTTGTGCTGCGGCAGCCTATTCTACTCATAAGCACACATCTGAGGCCCCACGGCTACGCCTGCTGGTACCTCTGACCCGGCGGCTTTCCGGGGATGAGTACCAGGCGGCAGCCCGGATGCTGGCCTCTGACCTGGGGATGGACCTTTTTGACGATACCACCTACCAACCCACCCGGCTCATGTACTGGCCCAGCACCTCGGCCGACCAGGAGTATTATTTTGACTACGCTGACGGCCCTTGGTTGGATCCGGATACGCTCCTGGGACGATACCCAGACTGGAGGGACGCATCCTATTGGCCGGAGAGCAGCAGGGCCGCCACGGTCCGCCACACGGCCGCCAAGCACCAGGGGGACCCCACGGCTAAGCCTGGTGTGGTGGGTGCTTTCTGCCGCACCTACGATGTAGAGCAGGCCATTGAGCGCTTTCTGTTGGACAAGTATGTCCCCTGTGAGATGCCCGGGCGCTACACCTATACAGGCGGCTCCACGGCGGCGGGCCTGGTTATCTATGACGGCGGCCTGTTCGCATATTCCAACCACGCTACCGACCCGGTGAGCGGCCGCCTGTGCAATGCTTTCGACCTTGTCCGTTTCCATCTGTATGGGGAGCAGGACAGCGAGGTCGCAGAGGACACCCCGGCCAACAAGCTACCCTCCTACACAGCCATGGTGGAGCTGGCCCGCAAGGATGAGGCCGTCAAGTTGACCATTGCCCGGGAGCGCATCGAGCGGGCCCGGGCGGACTTCGATATCCCGGATGAGGACACCGGCGATTGGATGGCCCAGCTGGAGGTGGACAAAAGAGGCCTCCCCCTCCAGACCATCCAAAATGCTTATATCATCCTCTCCAATGACCCCTTGCTCAAGGGCACCCTGGCCTTTAATGCGTTCAAGGACCGGCTGGTCTGCATCCGCAGCCTGCCGTGGAAAGAGGTGCAGGATCCCATAAACGGTGATGCCTGGACAGACGCCGATGACAGCGAGCTCCGGCGCTATATTGAGCTGGCCTATCACATCACCGGCAAGGAGCGCATCATGGACGCTGTGAGCAGCGTGGTCAGGAGCAACACCATCCACCCGGTCCGAGACTTCCTCCGGAGTCTGGAATGGGATGGCACGGAACGCTTGGACACTTTGCTGGTGGACTATCTGGGGGCGGAGGATTGCCCCTATACCCGGGCAGTCACCCGCAAGGCGTTCACGGCCGCCGTGGCCCGCATCATGTGCCCCGGGTGCAAGTTTGACTATGTGCTCACGCTGGCAGGCCCCCAAGGCCGGGGTAAGTCCACCCTCATCAATAAGATGTCCTGCGGCTGGTACACGGACAGCTTGGCCGGGATCGGCACCAAGGAGGCCTATGAGGGCATACAAGGCTTTTGGCTGGTGGAGCTGGGCGAGCTGGCGGCCATGAAAAAGACGGAAATTGAGGTCACAAAGAATTTTATTTCTAAGCAGGTAGACAGCTACCGAGCCCCTTATGGGCGCCGAGTGGAGGACCACAAGCGGCAATGCGTCTTTTTTGGCACCACCAACAGCACTGCCTTTTTGCGGGATGACACCGGAAACCGCCGTTTCTGGCCCGTACGTCTGGGCGGGGAGCTCTCGGCCCTCACCGTCTGGGATGACCTCACCCCTGAGCTGGTCCGCCAGCTTTGGGCGGAGGCCGTCATCCGCTATGAGGAGGGCGAGCCTCTCCATCTCTCCAAAGAGCTGGAGGCTGTGGCCAGAGAGCAACAGAGCGAATTTACTGAGGATGACCCCCGGGCGGGGGAGGTGCAAGCCTTTCTGGATCGTCTACTCCCCACAGACTGGGCTGAAAAAGACCGCATCGAGCGCCGGGCGTGGTTTTCAGATGATTTTGGAGCCGTCCAAGGCACTTGCAAGAGAATGTCTGTATGCGTGGCCGAGGTCTGGAATGAGTGTTTTAAGAGTGACACTGGGCGTCTGTCAAGGCAGGAGAGCCAGGCGGTAGCGGCTATTTTGCGCCGTATGCCTGGATGGACCGAGGAAAAAGGGCGGCAGCGCTGTGGCATATATGGCCTGCAAAAGCGCTTTCGCCGTGTATCAGATGGAACGTGA
- a CDS encoding VRR-NUC domain-containing protein, giving the protein MEKDIESYLRKRVKAAGGLALKLVCPGCTGVPDRLILLPGGRAYFAEIKDTGETPRKRQRRVHKILRDLGFWVFVPDSKAAVDEMLKEIL; this is encoded by the coding sequence ATGGAAAAAGATATCGAGAGCTATCTGCGAAAACGGGTCAAGGCGGCCGGTGGCCTCGCATTGAAATTGGTTTGTCCCGGATGCACCGGGGTACCGGACCGCCTCATCCTTTTACCGGGTGGTCGGGCCTACTTCGCAGAGATCAAAGACACCGGTGAGACCCCGAGGAAACGGCAGCGCCGGGTGCATAAGATTTTGAGAGACCTAGGCTTTTGGGTGTTCGTACCGGACAGCAAGGCAGCCGTGGATGAGATGTTAAAGGAGATCCTATGA
- a CDS encoding DEAD/DEAH box helicase, producing the protein MKYTPYEYQQFCEDFLLDKPAAGLLLDMGLGKTVITLTTVARWMYDRFEINKVLVVAPLRVAEDTWIKESAKWDHLQDLRVVRVLGSEAQRIRALQTDADIYCINRENIPWLVKYYGAAWPFDGMVLDELSSFKNPSSKRFKAMRKVRPLIKHIVGLTGTPSPNGLIDLWAQIYLLDQGDRLGRTLTEYRNRYFNPGRRNGYVVYDWVPKPGAENEIYSKISDICVSMKACDYIKLPERVDVVHTVKLDDESQAAYTEMEKEAVLELDPGEVVDAGTAAVVSNKLLQISNGAVYDGDGKVHPIHHAKLDALDDVIEAINGRPVLVFYSFQHDLERIMRRFPQAKKLEGSAEIDAWNRGEIPMLLAHPAGAGHGLNLQAGGNHIVWFGLTWSLELYQQANARIYRQGAKGERVTITHLVAKGTIDEEVMRSLAGKATKQDALLEAVKARVKKYREGHNA; encoded by the coding sequence ATGAAGTACACCCCATATGAGTACCAGCAGTTTTGTGAGGACTTCCTGCTAGACAAGCCCGCTGCCGGTCTCCTGTTGGACATGGGCCTAGGCAAAACGGTCATCACCCTCACCACGGTGGCCCGCTGGATGTACGACCGTTTTGAGATCAACAAGGTTTTGGTGGTAGCGCCGCTACGAGTAGCAGAGGACACATGGATCAAAGAAAGCGCAAAGTGGGACCACCTCCAGGATCTTCGCGTGGTGCGTGTCCTGGGTAGCGAGGCCCAGCGGATCCGGGCACTCCAGACGGACGCGGACATCTATTGCATCAACCGGGAAAACATTCCGTGGTTGGTGAAATACTACGGAGCCGCCTGGCCCTTTGATGGGATGGTGCTGGATGAGCTGTCCAGCTTCAAAAATCCCAGCTCCAAGCGTTTCAAGGCCATGCGGAAAGTGCGGCCCCTCATCAAGCACATTGTTGGGCTGACCGGCACTCCGAGTCCTAACGGGCTCATCGACCTGTGGGCCCAGATCTATCTGCTTGACCAGGGTGACCGCTTGGGGCGGACGCTGACCGAGTACCGAAACCGATATTTCAACCCCGGCCGCCGCAATGGCTATGTGGTCTATGACTGGGTACCAAAGCCCGGAGCAGAAAATGAAATTTACAGTAAAATCTCCGACATCTGCGTGAGCATGAAAGCCTGCGACTACATCAAGCTGCCGGAGCGGGTAGATGTGGTCCACACGGTCAAGCTGGACGATGAGTCCCAGGCGGCCTATACCGAGATGGAGAAAGAGGCGGTGCTGGAGCTGGACCCTGGCGAGGTGGTGGACGCCGGCACCGCGGCGGTGGTTTCCAACAAGCTGCTACAAATCTCCAACGGTGCTGTTTATGATGGGGACGGGAAAGTCCACCCCATCCACCACGCCAAGCTGGACGCCCTGGATGATGTTATTGAGGCCATCAACGGCCGGCCGGTGCTGGTGTTTTATTCTTTCCAGCATGACCTGGAGCGGATTATGCGCCGTTTTCCCCAGGCCAAAAAGCTGGAGGGGTCTGCGGAGATTGACGCTTGGAACAGGGGCGAGATCCCCATGCTGCTGGCCCACCCGGCCGGAGCCGGCCACGGCCTCAACCTCCAAGCGGGAGGAAACCATATCGTGTGGTTTGGACTGACCTGGTCTTTGGAGTTGTACCAGCAGGCCAACGCCCGCATCTACCGCCAGGGCGCGAAGGGTGAGCGAGTCACCATCACTCACCTGGTAGCAAAAGGCACCATTGATGAGGAAGTGATGAGATCATTGGCCGGGAAAGCCACCAAGCAGGACGCCCTGCTGGAGGCAGTTAAGGCTCGAGTTAAGAAATACCGAGAAGGACATAACGCATAA
- a CDS encoding DNA polymerase, with product MEKATYAKIMAIDIETFSSVDLTATGVRPYTEAEDFEILLISYKVDNEPTRLLDLASGGITGSTEFMALLTDPAVLKTAYNAAFERTCLARWFQTPMPPEQWNCTMVLAANLGLPGTLAAAGAALGLDKQKMTEGKELIAYFCKPCKPTKANGGRTRNRPEDAPEKWELFKKYNIRDVEVEVDIRQRLSGFYIPEAEQLAWQQDQHINDLGVRVDTVLMRQAQELSNQYTTRLTEEAREITGLDNPNSAPQLKRWLAEHEGIEVPSLNKEAMPKLKKQVQSPEACRMLTIRSELAKTSVSKYEAMERGLCQDGRVHNLLQFYGANRTGRWAGRLVQVQNLPQNKLKDLDLARELVRNGEFDLLEMFFGSPPFVLSQLIRTTFIPSEGCRFIIADYSAIEARVIAWLANEPWVLEEFKGDGLIYEATAAMMFHKVKNDIKKGGPHADLRPKGKVATLACGYQGGVGALKRMGALESGIPEEELPGIVNRWRRANPHIVRYWYDVEDAAIRAVQGERVALRHGVKFFCERGYLFIQLPSGRRLAYFHPRLEPEPKFNKESITYMGVDQEKKTWSRLKTYGGKLVENIVQATARDCLRDTMRALWTAGYEIVFHVHDEVIIDAPIGQGSLGGVLEIMAKSPAWAFGLPLKAAGFEASFYMKD from the coding sequence ATGGAAAAAGCAACCTATGCCAAAATTATGGCCATTGATATTGAGACTTTTTCCAGCGTGGACTTGACGGCCACCGGCGTCCGCCCCTACACCGAGGCGGAGGATTTTGAAATCCTCCTCATTTCCTACAAGGTGGATAACGAGCCCACCCGGTTGCTGGATCTGGCTAGTGGAGGCATCACCGGGAGCACGGAGTTCATGGCCCTACTGACAGACCCCGCTGTGCTGAAAACGGCATACAATGCCGCTTTTGAGCGCACCTGTCTGGCCCGGTGGTTTCAAACGCCTATGCCCCCGGAGCAATGGAACTGCACCATGGTGCTGGCTGCCAATCTGGGCCTGCCAGGCACCCTGGCCGCAGCCGGTGCCGCTCTGGGACTGGACAAGCAAAAAATGACCGAGGGCAAGGAGCTCATCGCATACTTTTGCAAGCCCTGCAAGCCCACCAAAGCCAACGGCGGCCGCACCCGTAACCGCCCGGAGGATGCCCCGGAAAAATGGGAGCTTTTCAAAAAGTACAACATCCGGGATGTGGAAGTGGAGGTGGACATCCGCCAGCGGCTCTCTGGCTTTTACATCCCCGAGGCCGAGCAGCTAGCCTGGCAGCAGGACCAGCACATTAATGACCTGGGTGTCCGGGTAGATACGGTGCTCATGCGCCAGGCCCAAGAGCTCAGCAATCAATACACCACCCGCCTCACCGAGGAGGCCCGGGAGATCACCGGCTTGGATAACCCCAACAGCGCCCCGCAGCTCAAGCGCTGGCTCGCAGAGCACGAGGGCATTGAGGTCCCAAGCCTCAACAAGGAAGCCATGCCCAAGCTTAAGAAACAGGTGCAGAGTCCCGAGGCCTGCAGGATGCTCACCATCCGCTCCGAGTTGGCCAAGACCTCCGTGAGCAAGTATGAGGCTATGGAGCGAGGCCTGTGCCAGGATGGCCGGGTGCATAACCTTCTCCAATTTTATGGGGCCAACCGCACCGGCCGCTGGGCAGGGCGGCTGGTGCAGGTGCAAAACCTTCCCCAGAACAAGCTCAAAGACCTGGACCTTGCCCGGGAGCTGGTACGAAATGGGGAGTTTGACCTGTTAGAAATGTTCTTCGGATCACCGCCCTTTGTCCTCTCCCAGCTCATCCGCACTACCTTCATCCCCTCCGAGGGCTGTCGGTTTATCATTGCCGATTACAGCGCTATTGAGGCCCGGGTGATTGCGTGGCTGGCCAATGAACCGTGGGTGCTGGAGGAGTTTAAGGGTGACGGCCTCATTTACGAGGCCACCGCCGCCATGATGTTCCACAAGGTCAAGAATGACATCAAGAAGGGCGGCCCCCACGCCGATCTCCGCCCCAAGGGCAAGGTGGCCACGTTGGCCTGTGGTTACCAGGGCGGAGTGGGCGCTCTCAAGCGCATGGGCGCATTGGAGAGCGGCATCCCGGAAGAGGAGCTGCCGGGCATCGTCAACCGCTGGAGGCGGGCCAACCCGCATATCGTCCGCTACTGGTACGATGTGGAGGATGCCGCCATCCGGGCGGTGCAGGGGGAGCGGGTGGCTCTCCGACACGGTGTCAAGTTCTTCTGTGAGCGGGGCTATTTGTTTATTCAGCTCCCCTCCGGGCGCCGTCTGGCCTACTTCCACCCCCGTCTGGAGCCCGAACCCAAGTTTAACAAGGAGAGCATCACCTACATGGGGGTGGACCAGGAGAAAAAGACCTGGTCCCGGCTCAAGACCTACGGCGGCAAGCTGGTGGAGAACATCGTCCAGGCAACCGCCCGGGACTGCCTCCGGGACACCATGCGAGCGCTCTGGACTGCCGGCTATGAAATAGTGTTCCATGTCCATGATGAGGTCATTATTGACGCCCCTATTGGCCAAGGCTCTCTGGGCGGGGTGCTGGAGATCATGGCCAAAAGCCCAGCTTGGGCTTTTGGCCTGCCTCTCAAGGCAGCTGGCTTTGAGGCTTCATTTTATATGAAGGATTAA
- a CDS encoding dATP/dGTP diphosphohydrolase domain-containing protein: MDGLKYDQDKPRLDLVPPEAIIAIGHVMTYGAQKYAPDSWRGVEAHRYVAALLRHLMAYQSGESTDVESGYPHLWHVLTNAAFLVALGGDNDG; this comes from the coding sequence ATGGACGGCCTCAAATATGACCAGGACAAGCCCAGACTGGATCTGGTGCCTCCTGAAGCGATTATTGCCATTGGGCACGTTATGACTTATGGAGCGCAGAAATACGCTCCCGACAGTTGGAGAGGCGTGGAGGCACACCGATATGTAGCGGCGCTACTGCGTCACCTGATGGCTTATCAATCCGGAGAGTCGACCGATGTAGAGAGTGGGTATCCGCACTTGTGGCATGTACTGACCAACGCCGCATTTCTGGTGGCTCTTGGGGGTGATAACGATGGCTGA
- a CDS encoding sigma factor-like helix-turn-helix DNA-binding protein — protein MTAKEYLSRYLAANREIDALLDQRQQLWDTITRVTTTLHSDTVQGGQPVSASEALSNFMDLENMIFEKITALTVIMLEVEQTIHTVDDDKHRQILRLRYIGGKTFEEIADIMHYSWRQICRIHGDALQSIRMS, from the coding sequence ATGACCGCTAAGGAGTATCTGAGTCGATATCTTGCCGCCAACCGTGAGATTGATGCCCTGCTTGATCAACGGCAACAGTTGTGGGATACAATAACGCGCGTAACAACGACACTGCACTCTGATACTGTCCAAGGGGGTCAACCTGTTTCTGCTAGCGAGGCGCTCTCAAATTTTATGGATCTCGAAAATATGATCTTTGAAAAAATTACAGCACTTACCGTGATTATGCTCGAGGTGGAACAAACTATACACACTGTTGACGATGACAAACATCGCCAAATCTTACGGCTGAGATATATTGGCGGTAAGACATTCGAGGAAATTGCGGATATTATGCATTATAGTTGGCGCCAAATCTGCCGTATACACGGAGATGCTCTACAGTCCATAAGGATGTCATAG
- a CDS encoding KGG domain-containing protein, with product MAINQQNLIPQAQRSPEEAREMGRKGGKASGKARRRKKDIKQKMKLLLSLPAAANDREELTIMGVDPDDMDNEMVLVKSLFLAAADGDTRAFDRIMDLVGKTVAREELAIKKEELKKKTTPSNGALEDLIVGLQEDNDGLHAQTTGPHDALETE from the coding sequence TTGGCAATTAATCAGCAAAACTTAATACCACAAGCACAACGAAGCCCGGAGGAAGCCCGAGAAATGGGACGAAAAGGCGGAAAAGCGAGTGGGAAAGCACGCCGCCGAAAAAAAGATATAAAACAAAAAATGAAGTTGCTCCTTTCCCTACCGGCAGCTGCTAACGACCGAGAAGAATTGACCATTATGGGAGTAGATCCAGATGATATGGACAACGAAATGGTACTTGTCAAGTCATTGTTTTTGGCTGCCGCCGATGGCGACACTAGGGCGTTTGACCGTATCATGGATCTAGTCGGCAAAACTGTCGCCCGAGAAGAACTGGCGATAAAAAAAGAAGAACTTAAAAAGAAAACAACGCCCTCCAACGGGGCGTTAGAAGACTTAATAGTAGGACTGCAGGAGGACAATGATGGTCTACACGCCCAAACAACGGGGCCTCATGATGCGCTGGAAACAGAATAG